A stretch of the Lolium perenne isolate Kyuss_39 chromosome 3, Kyuss_2.0, whole genome shotgun sequence genome encodes the following:
- the LOC127343668 gene encoding protein S40-1-like, producing MSTQNLASSAKCAAWAQERRPFTRPIDIPSVSGAPDERRGGAGEEEDGERSPPHVLMARRREAFSVCSGQGRTLKGRDLTRMRDSVLRMTGFIEG from the coding sequence ATGTCGACCCAGAACCTGGCGTCGTCGGCGAAATGCGCGGCGTGGGCGCAGGAGAGGCGCCCGTTCACGCGCCCGATCGACATCCCGTCGGTCTCGGGCGCGCCGGACGAGCGGCGAGGgggcgccggcgaggaggaggacggcGAGCGCTCGCCGCCGCACGTGCTGATGGCGCGGCGCAGGGAGGCCTTCTCGGTGTGCTCCGGGCAGGGGCGGACGCTCAAGGGCCGGGACCTCACGCGGATGCGCGACTCCGTCCTCCGCATGACCGGATTCATCGAGGGCTAA